The DNA segment CAAATTCAGAAAAGGCGTCGGAGACAGGCGTCGCTGAGGGCCTGAAGGCTGGAAACCTCCTTTTCACGGGGCAGCCCCGAGGCCGCGTAAGCCAGGGGAAGCTCCGTGCAGGCCGTTACGATCAGAGTGTCGCGCTCCCGCCGGAGCTCCTCGATGACCTCCCGCAGCACGCGCCCGGCCTCGGACATTTTTCCCGCCTTGACCAGAGTGAGGCTCTCCTGTATGCGTTCCTGCTGCCCGTCGGCGGGGTGAAAAAACTCGTAGCCCACGCGGCTGGCGTATTCAGGATAGATATTGCTTTTCCGCGTTCCGGAGGTGGACAGGAGCCACGCGCCCTTCGGACTCCTGCGCCGGGCCGAGTCCAGCGTCGCCTCCACGATGTGAACGAGGGGGACGGTCAGCGCCTCCCGAAAACGGTCGATGAAACAGTGAGCCGTGTTGCAGGGAACGGCCAGAAGGTTCGCCCCCATGTCCACCAGTCGCTCCAGCTCCTTTCGCAGAAAGGGCGTGGGGTCCTCTCCGGTTCCCAGGAGAGCCTCCGTGCGGTCGGGAATGGAGGGGTCGGAAATCATCAGAACCCGCGGGTGATCCTGGTCCCTTTCCGCGGGGGTGTCCCGGGCCAAAATCGCCAGAAACTCCGCCGAAGCGGCCGGCCCCATTCCGCCAAGAACCCCCAGAGTCTTCTTTGGACGCGACAGTGACGTCATTGCGCAATCTTCCTTTCCAGTCCGAGCCGAGCGGCGGCGACGGTTTTTCCCGTTCTGAAGCTCTCCCGTTCCGAAGCTCATTCTCCGCTCTTTTATGGCATAATATAACAGAGAACGTACTAATTTTTAAGTGAAGGATCAAAAAAGAAATAAATTTCAGGAGGTTCTTATGTCTATTTCGCTGTTATTGATGGTGTCCCTTTTCGTGCCTGTTTTTCTCTGCCGGCGGGCGGAGGCCGCGTCCGCGGATGAAGCGGTCGCCGACTGGATCG comes from the Synergistaceae bacterium genome and includes:
- a CDS encoding amino acid racemase gives rise to the protein MTSLSRPKKTLGVLGGMGPAASAEFLAILARDTPAERDQDHPRVLMISDPSIPDRTEALLGTGEDPTPFLRKELERLVDMGANLLAVPCNTAHCFIDRFREALTVPLVHIVEATLDSARRRSPKGAWLLSTSGTRKSNIYPEYASRVGYEFFHPADGQQERIQESLTLVKAGKMSEAGRVLREVIEELRRERDTLIVTACTELPLAYAASGLPREKEVSSLQALSDACLRRLF